One window from the genome of Prionailurus viverrinus isolate Anna unplaced genomic scaffold, UM_Priviv_1.0 scaffold_49, whole genome shotgun sequence encodes:
- the LOC125159388 gene encoding sterile alpha motif domain-containing protein 1-like: protein MSVGGRGEMEGGPLREATLSGSPAQKRVNRPQPQAGSISPLPHRPGPHSQVGDSQRGHRRPSSPPRYEAAIRSPHPTPALAPRRRSAPRHPFSASIQPRQPRSAGFQKAPCTPTPSPLGPPPSTEPTDGPPTPPGLDLSPKAQRSQALATQATNPPKMHLRPPRPAACHGHGRGRGHPRGRPSAVCAGARGGCGGRGRDSHAPPPARARARERRVRTWSRNCSVASRSGRRAEPPARAPPDPPPPRAPPPAAGDRANVRWPSAAAALQGAL, encoded by the exons ATGTCTGTGGGGGGTcggggagagatggagggaggcccCCTGCGTGAGGCCACCCTCAGTGGCAGCCCTGCTCAGAAACGCGTAAatcgcccccagccccaggccggcAGCAtttcgcccctcccccaccgcccaggCCCGCACTCCCAGGTGGGCGACTCCCAGCGAGGCCACCGCAGaccttcctcccctcccagaTACGAGGCCGCCATCcggagcccccaccccacccccgctctgGCACCTCGACGGCGATCAGCGCCCAGAcaccccttctctgcctccataCAACCAAGGCAGCCGCGATCGGCCGGCTTCCAGAAGGCTCCGtgcacccccaccccgtcccctctGGGCCCACCCCCATCCACGGAGCCCACAGACggccctcccacacccccaggcCTAGACCTGTCACCCAAGGCCCAGCGCTCACAGGCACTCGCGACTCAGGCCACCAACCCTCCCAAGATGCACCTGCGACCCCCGCGCCCAGCCGCCTGCCACGGCCACGGCCGCGGCCGCGGCCACCCACGCGGCCGCCCAAGTGCA GTGTGCGCGGGGGCGCGCGGGGGCTGCGGCGGCCGTGGCCGGGACTCCCACGCGCCCCCGCCCGCGCGCGCCCGCGCCCGGGAGCGCCGGGTGCGGACCTGGAGCCGAAACTGCAGCGTCGCCTCGCGCAGTGGCCGCCGCGCCGAgccccccgcccgcgccccgccgGACCCGCCCCCTCCGCGCGCGCCCCCGCCGGCCGCTGGCGACCGAGCGAACGTGCGGTGGCCGAGCGCCGCCGCGGCGCTGCAGGGCGCCTTGTAA
- the SLC6A8 gene encoding sodium- and chloride-dependent creatine transporter 1 isoform X2 — MAKKSAENGIYSVSGDEKKGPLIAPGPDGAPAKGDGPAGLGAPGGRLAVPPRETWTRQMDFIMSCVGFAVGLGNVWRFPYLCYKNGGGVFLIPYVLIALVGGIPIFFLEISLGQFMKAGSINVWNICPLFKGLGYASMVIVFYCNTYYIMVLAWGFYYLVKSFTTTLPWATCGHTWNTPDCVEIFRHEDCANASLANLTCDQLADRRSPVIEFWENKVLRLSGGLDVPGALNWEVTLCLLACWVLVYFCVWKGVKSTGKIVYFTATFPYVVLVVLLVRGVLLPGALDGIIYYLKPDWSKLGSPQVWIDAGTQIFFSYAIGLGALTALGSYNRFNNNCYKDAIILALINSGTSFFAGFVVFSILGFMAAEQGVHISKVAESGPGLAFIAYPRAVTLMPVAPLWAALFFFMLLLLGLDSQFVGVEGFITGLLDLLPASYYFRFQREISVALCCALCFVIDLSMGGMYVFQLFDYYSASGTTLLWQAFWECVVVAWVYGADRFMDDVACMIGYRPCPWMKWCWSFFTPLVCMGIFIFNVVYYKPLVYNNTYVYPWWGEAMGWGFALSSMLCVPLHLLGCLLRAKGTVAERWQHLTQPVWGLHHLEYRAQDSDVRGLTTLTPVSESSKVVVVESVM; from the exons ATGGCGAAGAAGAGCGCCGAGAACGGCATCTACAGCGTGTCCGGCGACGAGAAGAAGGGCCCCCTGATCGCGCCCGGGCCCGACGGGGCCCCGGCCAAGGGCGACGGCCCCGCGGGCCTGGGGGCGCCCGGCGGCCGCCTGGCCGTGCCGCCGCGTGAGACCTGGACGCGCCAGATGGACTTCATCATGTCGTGCGTGGGCTTCGCCGTGGGCCTGGGCAACGTGTGGCGCTTCCCCTACCTGTGCTACAAGAACGGCGGAG GTGTATTCCTTATCCCCTATGTCTTGATCGCCCTGGTCGGAGGAAtccccattttcttcctggaGATCTCACTGGGCCAGTTCATGAAGGCCGGCAGCATCAACGTCTGGAACATCTGCCCCTTGTTCAAAG GCCTGGGCTACGCCTCCATGGTGATCGTCTTCTACTGCAACACCTACTACATCATGGTGCTGGCCTGGGGCTTCTATTACCTGGTGAAGTCCTTCACCACCACGCTGCCCTGGGCCACATGTGGCCATACCTGGAACACTCCTGACTGTGTGGAGATCTTCCGCCATGAAGACTGTGCCAATGCCAGCCTGGCCAACCTCACATGTGACCAGCTTGCTGACCGCCGGTCCCCTGTCATCGAGTTCTGGGA gaaCAAAGTCTTGCGGCTCTCTGGGGGGCTGGACGTGCCAGGGGCCCTCAACTGGGAGGTGACCCTGTGTCTGCTGGCCTGCTGGGTGCTGGTCTACTTCTGTGTCTGGAAGGGGGTCAAGTCAACAGGAAAG atcgTGTACTTCACGGCTACATTCCCCTACGTGGTCCTCGTCGTGCTGTTGGTGCGGGGAGTGCTGCTGCCCGGCGCCCTGGATGGCATCATCTACTATCTCAAGCCTGACTGGTCGAAGCTGGGGTCCCCTCAG GTGTGGATAGATGCCGGGacccagattttcttttcttacgcCATCGGCCTGGGCGCCCTCACGGCGCTGGGCAGCTACAACCGCTTCAACAACAACTGCTACAA ggaCGCCATCATCCTGGCCCTCATCAACAGCGGGACCAGCTTTTTCGCTGGCTTCGTGGTCTTCTCCATCCTGGGCTTCATGGCCGCAGAGCAGGGCGTGCACATCTCCAAGGTGGCGGAATCAG GGCCCGGCCTGGCCTTCATCGCCTACCCCCGGGCCGTCACGCTGATGCCTGTGGCCCCCCTCTGGGCTGCCCTGTTTTTCTTCATGCTGTTGCTGCTCGGCCTGGACAGCCAG TTTGTAGGTGTGGAAGGCTTCATCACCGGCCTGCTCGACCTCCTCCCGGCCTCCTACTACTTCCGTTTCCAAAGGGAGATCTCCGTGGCCCTCTGCTGCGCCCTCTGCTTTGTCATCGACCTCTCCATG GGCGGGATGTACGTCTTCCAGCTGTTTGACTACTACTCGGCCAGCGGCACGACCCTGCTGTGGCAGGCCTTCTGGGAGTGCGTGGTGGTCGCCTGGGTGTACG GAGCCGACCGCTTCATGGACGACGTCGCCTGCATGATCGGGTACCGCCCTTGCCCCTGGATGAAATGGTGCTGGTCCTTCTTCACCCCGCTGGTCTGCATG GGCATCTTTATCTTCAACGTGGTGTACTACAAGCCGCTCGTCTACAACAACACCTACGTGTACCCGTGGTGGGGCGAGGCCATGGGCTGGGGCTTCGCGCTCTCCTCCATGCTGTGTGTGCCCCTCCACCTCCTGGGCTGCCTCCTCAGGGCCAAGGGGACCGTGGCTGAG CGCTGGCAGCACCTGACGCAGCCTGTCTGGGGCCTCCACCACTTGGAGTATAGAGCTCAGGACTCCGATGTCAGGGGCCTGACCACCCTGACCCCAGTGTCCGAGAGCAGCAAAGTGGTGGTGGTAGAGAGCGTCATGTGA
- the SLC6A8 gene encoding sodium- and chloride-dependent creatine transporter 1 isoform X1: protein MAKKSAENGIYSVSGDEKKGPLIAPGPDGAPAKGDGPAGLGAPGGRLAVPPRETWTRQMDFIMSCVGFAVGLGNVWRFPYLCYKNGGGVFLIPYVLIALVGGIPIFFLEISLGQFMKAGSINVWNICPLFKGLGYASMVIVFYCNTYYIMVLAWGFYYLVKSFTTTLPWATCGHTWNTPDCVEIFRHEDCANASLANLTCDQLADRRSPVIEFWENKVLRLSGGLDVPGALNWEVTLCLLACWVLVYFCVWKGVKSTGKIVYFTATFPYVVLVVLLVRGVLLPGALDGIIYYLKPDWSKLGSPQVWIDAGTQIFFSYAIGLGALTALGSYNRFNNNCYKDAIILALINSGTSFFAGFVVFSILGFMAAEQGVHISKVAESGPGLAFIAYPRAVTLMPVAPLWAALFFFMLLLLGLDSQFVGVEGFITGLLDLLPASYYFRFQREISVALCCALCFVIDLSMVTDGGMYVFQLFDYYSASGTTLLWQAFWECVVVAWVYGADRFMDDVACMIGYRPCPWMKWCWSFFTPLVCMGIFIFNVVYYKPLVYNNTYVYPWWGEAMGWGFALSSMLCVPLHLLGCLLRAKGTVAERWQHLTQPVWGLHHLEYRAQDSDVRGLTTLTPVSESSKVVVVESVM, encoded by the exons ATGGCGAAGAAGAGCGCCGAGAACGGCATCTACAGCGTGTCCGGCGACGAGAAGAAGGGCCCCCTGATCGCGCCCGGGCCCGACGGGGCCCCGGCCAAGGGCGACGGCCCCGCGGGCCTGGGGGCGCCCGGCGGCCGCCTGGCCGTGCCGCCGCGTGAGACCTGGACGCGCCAGATGGACTTCATCATGTCGTGCGTGGGCTTCGCCGTGGGCCTGGGCAACGTGTGGCGCTTCCCCTACCTGTGCTACAAGAACGGCGGAG GTGTATTCCTTATCCCCTATGTCTTGATCGCCCTGGTCGGAGGAAtccccattttcttcctggaGATCTCACTGGGCCAGTTCATGAAGGCCGGCAGCATCAACGTCTGGAACATCTGCCCCTTGTTCAAAG GCCTGGGCTACGCCTCCATGGTGATCGTCTTCTACTGCAACACCTACTACATCATGGTGCTGGCCTGGGGCTTCTATTACCTGGTGAAGTCCTTCACCACCACGCTGCCCTGGGCCACATGTGGCCATACCTGGAACACTCCTGACTGTGTGGAGATCTTCCGCCATGAAGACTGTGCCAATGCCAGCCTGGCCAACCTCACATGTGACCAGCTTGCTGACCGCCGGTCCCCTGTCATCGAGTTCTGGGA gaaCAAAGTCTTGCGGCTCTCTGGGGGGCTGGACGTGCCAGGGGCCCTCAACTGGGAGGTGACCCTGTGTCTGCTGGCCTGCTGGGTGCTGGTCTACTTCTGTGTCTGGAAGGGGGTCAAGTCAACAGGAAAG atcgTGTACTTCACGGCTACATTCCCCTACGTGGTCCTCGTCGTGCTGTTGGTGCGGGGAGTGCTGCTGCCCGGCGCCCTGGATGGCATCATCTACTATCTCAAGCCTGACTGGTCGAAGCTGGGGTCCCCTCAG GTGTGGATAGATGCCGGGacccagattttcttttcttacgcCATCGGCCTGGGCGCCCTCACGGCGCTGGGCAGCTACAACCGCTTCAACAACAACTGCTACAA ggaCGCCATCATCCTGGCCCTCATCAACAGCGGGACCAGCTTTTTCGCTGGCTTCGTGGTCTTCTCCATCCTGGGCTTCATGGCCGCAGAGCAGGGCGTGCACATCTCCAAGGTGGCGGAATCAG GGCCCGGCCTGGCCTTCATCGCCTACCCCCGGGCCGTCACGCTGATGCCTGTGGCCCCCCTCTGGGCTGCCCTGTTTTTCTTCATGCTGTTGCTGCTCGGCCTGGACAGCCAG TTTGTAGGTGTGGAAGGCTTCATCACCGGCCTGCTCGACCTCCTCCCGGCCTCCTACTACTTCCGTTTCCAAAGGGAGATCTCCGTGGCCCTCTGCTGCGCCCTCTGCTTTGTCATCGACCTCTCCATGGTGACTgat GGCGGGATGTACGTCTTCCAGCTGTTTGACTACTACTCGGCCAGCGGCACGACCCTGCTGTGGCAGGCCTTCTGGGAGTGCGTGGTGGTCGCCTGGGTGTACG GAGCCGACCGCTTCATGGACGACGTCGCCTGCATGATCGGGTACCGCCCTTGCCCCTGGATGAAATGGTGCTGGTCCTTCTTCACCCCGCTGGTCTGCATG GGCATCTTTATCTTCAACGTGGTGTACTACAAGCCGCTCGTCTACAACAACACCTACGTGTACCCGTGGTGGGGCGAGGCCATGGGCTGGGGCTTCGCGCTCTCCTCCATGCTGTGTGTGCCCCTCCACCTCCTGGGCTGCCTCCTCAGGGCCAAGGGGACCGTGGCTGAG CGCTGGCAGCACCTGACGCAGCCTGTCTGGGGCCTCCACCACTTGGAGTATAGAGCTCAGGACTCCGATGTCAGGGGCCTGACCACCCTGACCCCAGTGTCCGAGAGCAGCAAAGTGGTGGTGGTAGAGAGCGTCATGTGA